A single Streptomyces mirabilis DNA region contains:
- a CDS encoding septum formation initiator family protein: MSRKPELRGRAARLARLLPVGGGHAARTPFVLLVVLLLGGGLIGLLVLNSALSEGSFRLDDLQRDTKSLTDEEQALQRDVDTYSAPDALQRRAHELGMVPGGDPAFLNPDGSVKGVPGTAAQQSSARTPVVRPPEVLALTQTTAPATSAPAAAVPSAGVATPHTTTPHTATPHTPTPHTPAPTPSAQPSSTPGR; encoded by the coding sequence GTGAGTAGGAAACCCGAACTCAGGGGCCGGGCCGCCCGGCTCGCCCGGCTCCTCCCCGTCGGCGGGGGCCATGCCGCCCGCACGCCCTTCGTCCTGCTCGTCGTGCTCCTGCTCGGCGGTGGCCTGATCGGCCTCCTCGTGCTGAACTCCGCGCTGAGCGAGGGCTCGTTCCGCCTGGACGACCTGCAGAGGGACACCAAGAGCCTCACCGACGAGGAGCAGGCGCTACAGCGGGACGTGGATACCTACTCCGCGCCCGACGCTCTCCAGCGCCGCGCCCACGAGCTGGGCATGGTGCCGGGCGGCGACCCGGCCTTCCTCAACCCGGACGGCAGCGTCAAGGGCGTCCCCGGAACGGCCGCCCAGCAGTCCTCCGCACGCACCCCGGTGGTCCGCCCGCCCGAGGTCCTCGCCCTCACGCAGACCACGGCCCCGGCCACCAGCGCCCCGGCGGCCGCCGTCCCCTCCGCCGGCGTCGCCACCCCGCATACCACCACCCCGCATACCGCCACCCCGCATACCCCGACCCCGCACACCCCCGCCCCCACCCCGTCCGCGCAGCCCTCCTCGACCCCCGGCAGGTGA